The Leptospira paudalimensis region CATTTTTGAAAGTACTTCTTTTTTTTTGGAAATTTGTTCAGAAGAAAGTTCTTTCTCTTTTCCAAATAAAGGAGAAAGAGAGAGAACTCCAATGAATAAAAAACTGAGGAATTTATTTTGGTTGGTTTGTTTCCAACTCCAAGATCCTACGGTTGAGGGCTTGGATAAGGTGTTGGTTTTCCAAATTTTGACGGAACTTATCCAGTAAGTCTTTGATGTCTTTGGATAACTCTTCAATGTTCCAAGGTTTTTCGACATACCGACTGAGTCCCCCATTATTGATGGCGTAAATTGCGGAATCAAGTCCCGCTTGCCCTGTGAGAAGGATTTTGATCGCATCTGGGAGGCGTTGGTGCACCTGTTCCAAAAATCGATCCCCTTTCATTCCTGGCATCACCTGATCAGAAACGATGAGTTCTACAATATCGTTACTACCAATGATTTCATCAATGAGGGAAAGTGCTTCTTCTGCACTACTTGCTGTCTCGATGATATGGGATTCTCCAAACCGAGCCAGTAGTTGTTCCGCAAGCGTCTCCAACACTGATACTTCATCATCGACACATATAATATAACCTTTACTCATTTGAAACCCTTCCCTTGGAACGATAATCCTTCTGTTCTATACTGTCGATTCAGTTTTGTGGCAATTTATAGATAGTTTGGGGTGGAATTGTGTCAAGAAGAGGGACTTTCCAAATGTCCTTGGCATACTCCCTGATCGTCCGATCTGAAGAAAATTTGCCAGACCTAGCCACATTGAGAATGGATTTTTTGGTCCATGTGGTACTATCTAAAAAATCATGGGCCACTCGGTTTTGGGTTTCGTCGTAAGAGCGAAAATCAGCCATCAGCAGGTAATTGTCAGTGTAAAACAAACTATCATAAATGGGACCAAAAACTCCTGGTTCGTCCAATGAGAAAAA contains the following coding sequences:
- a CDS encoding response regulator encodes the protein MSKGYIICVDDEVSVLETLAEQLLARFGESHIIETASSAEEALSLIDEIIGSNDIVELIVSDQVMPGMKGDRFLEQVHQRLPDAIKILLTGQAGLDSAIYAINNGGLSRYVEKPWNIEELSKDIKDLLDKFRQNLENQHLIQALNRRILELETNQPK